The following nucleotide sequence is from uncultured Draconibacterium sp..
TGTATATTTCATTAAATTCATTAAGGCAGTATCCTGAACTACATCTTTAAATGAAATAATCTTGGAGGTATCTGCAAAATATGCATTAAAGCCCAGTTTTGAAGGTACTTCATGTTTCATCCAGTTTACATCGGTATGGAAGTGCTCAAAATTACTTTGTTTTATGCGTTCCAATTCTTCAACGATATGCTCCAATTCTGCTTTTTGTTCTTTAGGAATTTTAGTTTGAAGCATCTCTTGTGCTCTATTCATTTCAAAGTCGATGAGTGAGTGGTTTTGATAATGGCTATTCACTTTTCCATCGATACATGCATAAGCCTGCACTTTAGTCTGGTCTCTTAACAGGTAGAGAAAACCATACATTCCACCCCATGAGGTTCCCATTAGATTTACTTTTTCTTTCTGGTACCTACTGCGTAAGGTATCTATTACAATATCTAAATCTTCAACATACTGCTTTACCGAAAGTAAAGTTGTATCATTAAATTGCAACGATTTACCACATCCCCTCTGGTCTAAATATGCTACAAGAAATCTATCTTCAAGTCCCGGTCCCATCAATTTGATGTCAATCCCTGAATAACCGCCTGGGCCGCCATGCAAATTAATGAGTAATGGTTTTTCTGCATTTCCACGTATTCGGACATAAAGCTTTGATTCGGGGACATCAACCATTATTTCTTGGTCAACTATTTTGTCTTCTGATTTATTTTTCCATATACATGCTGTAAGTATGATTCCAGATATCAATGCAATAAAGAACACATTAATTTTCAACTTCATAATATTATTAGTTTATTGTGCGTTTATGTTGTATTTTATATCGGTAATTTCCATTTCAAGCCAAGTCCAGTCGCCAATATCGAGTTTCCATGTTGCCGTCATTTTAACCGGTATTTTTATGCCTTGTACCACGGCATGTTCTTTTACGTCAATAACCCATTCAAAACGCTTTGCTTCATGGGTATTGTCCTTGAACCGAAGTGCGCAATATCGAACAAAGTCACCATCTGAATTGAAATGAAATATTCCCGAACCTTTAGTTCCGTTATAATTTATTGTTGCTTTTGCCGAATAGGAATCAATGGCTTCCCAGGTTA
It contains:
- a CDS encoding alpha/beta hydrolase; its protein translation is MKLKINVFFIALISGIILTACIWKNKSEDKIVDQEIMVDVPESKLYVRIRGNAEKPLLINLHGGPGGYSGIDIKLMGPGLEDRFLVAYLDQRGCGKSLQFNDTTLLSVKQYVEDLDIVIDTLRSRYQKEKVNLMGTSWGGMYGFLYLLRDQTKVQAYACIDGKVNSHYQNHSLIDFEMNRAQEMLQTKIPKEQKAELEHIVEELERIKQSNFEHFHTDVNWMKHEVPSKLGFNAYFADTSKIISFKDVVQDTALMNLMKYTAEEYAVIGEKAEIVNSAFRNTPSYNNINIEPDLKQIKIPTVVIQGEHDYVVGTEHAELIYNALTGLPKIKKELHIIPGVGHCPAIESPQQLSHILIDFFEKEYSAN